CTGTGTGGCATATATCCACAGGATATCATTTCGTCTATAACTTCATCTTGAAAATTATATTTAATAACACTATTAGAATCACCACATATGACATATGCACTTTCTTTAACTATTCTAAGATCATTACAGTGCATACCTATAAAACAACTTTTATAAATTTCTTTTTTCTCTAAATTTACAAAGGACAAAGTATTGCTAAAGGTATTAGCTGTTACTATGTTATCCTTATACTTAAAAATACCATGAGGTCCAATTCTGCTGGTTTGGATTCTCAAATCAATTCTAAAATTTTCTTTTAAATTATCCAAATCTATAACAGATAAATCATCTGAACCAGAATTACACACACAAATAAAACTCACAATTTTCCCACTTCCTTTCCATATTAAATATAATATGAAACTTCCATGGTTATTGTTATAGTAATATTGACATATATGATATTTTTAATGTATATTTAGCTTGTACTATTAACTATAAAGAAAGGACTGATTATTAATGCACATATATAAAACAAAAGGTGTTTGCTCCTCAGAAATCCACTTTGATGTTGAGGATAATATAATAAAAAAAGTTGATTTTTTAGGAGGTTGTCCTGGAAACACTTTAGGAGTAAGTAAATTAATAGAAGGCATGTCTGTTGATGATGCTATAACAAGATTAAAAGGAATAGACTGCCGCGGCAAGGGAACTTCTTGTCCTGACCAACTTTCAAAAGCGCTAGAAGAATTAAAACATAATGCATAATAAAATAAATGGAGAATATAAACAAAAGTCTATATTCTCCATTTATTTTATTATGCTATTACAATGCTTTTTCAAATATGCTTAATGCTTTATCTATTTCTTCAAAACTTACATTTAGTGGTGGTAAAAATCTTATTACATTCGCCCCTGCTGTAATTAGTAAAAGCTTATTTTCAAAACATGTATTTATTATTTTTTTAATATCTGACTTTATTTCTACTCCAACTAAAAGTCCCATACCTCTAACATCACTTATAATGTGATATTTTTCTTTCAATTTTTTTAATTTATCGAATAAGTATCCACTTTTTTCATTAACATTCACTTCAATAATTTTTTTATCTATAAGCTCACCTAACACAGAAGTGGCAACTGCACACGCAAGCGGATTTCCTCCATATGTATTTCCGTGATCTCCTGGTACAAAAGAAGCTGCCACATTTTCTTTTGCAACCATTGCTCCTATTGGAAAACCTCCACCTAAAGCTTTTGCTATACACACTATATCTGGTACTACTCCAAATTTTTCATAAGCAAACAGCTTTCCTGTTCTTCCCATACCACATTGTACTTCATCAAATATTAAAACAGCACCGTTTTCATCACACAATTCTCTAAGAAGCTTTAAATATTCTTTTTTAGCTGGAATTATGCCACCCTCACCTTGAATAGGTTCAACTATAACAGCTGCTGTATTTTTGCTTATTTTGATTTTTATATCTTGTTCGTCATTAAATTTAACACTTTTTACATCACCAATTAAAGGTCTAAAACTTTCTTGATATTTAGGTTGACCTGTAACCGAAAGAGCCCCCATTGTTCTTCCGTGAAAAGAATTTTCCATATAGATAATTTCCTTCTTTTCTTCCCCCCCATGTATACTTCCATACTTTCTTGCAAGTTTAAGTCCTGCTTCAATTGCTTCTGTACCACTATTACACATAAAAACTTTATCAAAATCACTATTTTTACATAAAATTTCAGTTAATTTCATAGCATTTTCGTTCCAATAATAATTTGATATATGCATTAATTTGCTGCTTTGTTCTTTAATTGTGTTCACAATAACTGGATTACAATGTCCTAAACAATTTACAGCTACACCAGATACAAAATCTAGGTATTCATTTCCCTCTTTATCATATAGCTTTGTGCCTTCTCCTTTCTCAAATGTAACATCGAATCTTCCATAGGTATTCATTAAATAGCTTTTTGACATTTTATACCACTCCCATAAGAAATTATTGTACCACTATAATTCAAAATATCATTTATAAGACAATGATTATTTCTTCCATCTATAAGATGTACATTTTTAGTACCATTTTTTATTGCACTAGCACAACACTCAATTTTAGGTATCATTCCACCTTTAATTATTTGTTCCTTAATATAATAATTAATATCATCAATATTCATTCTATGAATTATACTTTGTGGATCATTTATATTTTTGTAAACACCCTCAACATCTGTTAATATTATAAGTTTTTCTGCATCTAAAGCT
The Clostridium felsineum DSM 794 DNA segment above includes these coding regions:
- a CDS encoding aspartate aminotransferase family protein, whose product is MSKSYLMNTYGRFDVTFEKGEGTKLYDKEGNEYLDFVSGVAVNCLGHCNPVIVNTIKEQSSKLMHISNYYWNENAMKLTEILCKNSDFDKVFMCNSGTEAIEAGLKLARKYGSIHGGEEKKEIIYMENSFHGRTMGALSVTGQPKYQESFRPLIGDVKSVKFNDEQDIKIKISKNTAAVIVEPIQGEGGIIPAKKEYLKLLRELCDENGAVLIFDEVQCGMGRTGKLFAYEKFGVVPDIVCIAKALGGGFPIGAMVAKENVAASFVPGDHGNTYGGNPLACAVATSVLGELIDKKIIEVNVNEKSGYLFDKLKKLKEKYHIISDVRGMGLLVGVEIKSDIKKIINTCFENKLLLITAGANVIRFLPPLNVSFEEIDKALSIFEKAL
- a CDS encoding TIGR03905 family TSCPD domain-containing protein; protein product: MHIYKTKGVCSSEIHFDVEDNIIKKVDFLGGCPGNTLGVSKLIEGMSVDDAITRLKGIDCRGKGTSCPDQLSKALEELKHNA